From the genome of Synchiropus splendidus isolate RoL2022-P1 chromosome 17, RoL_Sspl_1.0, whole genome shotgun sequence, one region includes:
- the aifm1 gene encoding apoptosis-inducing factor 1, mitochondrial isoform X2, whose amino-acid sequence MLTCRNVLRRLAPLTRASSSVCRQNVRRAGLSRGRTPSHVPVAHMSGGPGAAGGENRLYVLLVGAAALGGGVYTYQTLKGDHKRYQERLEEIASRPHRRAASVLSEQSGSPEAEPQAEPSAQETAETAPPSETTEVPAEPEPSPTEPPTSAPQSEPAAEESPTVAQESGADPTAVSSQLPPHAPYLLIGGGTASFAAARSIRARDPGAKVLIVTDEPDLPYMRPPLSKELWFSDDPTVTDTLRFKQWNGKERSIYFQPPSFYINPEELAAAENGGVAVLTGKKVVHMDVRGNKVRLDDDTEISYDKCLIATGGVPRNLQVIERAGEEVAKRTTLFRKIEDFKWLDKVSRNIQSITIIGGGFLGSELACALGRRSGETGLEVVQMYPEKGNMGKVLPEYLSNWTTEKVKKEGVKVLSEALVKSVAFNDDKLEIQLRDGRVVRTDHIVAAVGLEPNVDLAKSAGLEVDSDFGGFRVNAELQARSNIWVAGDAACFYDIRLGRRRVEHHDHAVVSGRLAGENMTGASKPYWHQSMFWSDLGPDVGYEAIGIVDSSLPTVGVFAKATAKDTPRAATEESGTGIRSESETEDVATSPVASSTPSPSAGQAKDDYGKGVIFYLRDKVVVGIILWNVFNRMPVARKIIKDGEEHADLNEVAKLFNIHED is encoded by the exons ATGCTGACTTGCAGAAATGTTCTGAGAAGACTTGCCCCTCTCACCCGAGCCTCGTCTTCAGTGTGCCGGCAGAATGTGAGGCGAGCAG GGTTGAGCCGAGGCCGAACTCCTTCACATGTACCTGTTGCCCACATGTCCGGGggtccaggagcagcaggaggagaaaatCGTCTTTATGTCCTTCTTGTTGGTGCCGCAGCTTTGGGAGGTGGTGTTTAT ACATACCAAACACTCAAGGGAGACCATAAAAGATACCAAGAACGTCTTGAGGAAATCGCTTCAAGGCCACACAGACGAGCAGCATCCGTCCTCTCCGAACAATCtg GGTCTCCTGAGGCGGAACCTCAAGCCGAACCGTCAGCACAGGAAACTGCTGAAACAGCGCCACCCAGTGAAACAACAGAAGTACCGGCAG AACCTGAGCCATCTCCAACAGAGCCGCCCACTTCTGCGCCTCAGAGTG aacctgcagcagaggagagtcCAACAGTAGCTCAAGAAAGTG GAGCGGACCCAACTGCCGTCTCATCCCAGCTCCCCCCACACGCCCCCTATCTTCTCATTGGGGGCGGGACAGCATCCTTTGCAGCTGCCCGCTCCATCCGAGCGCGAGACCCTGGAGCCAAG GTTCTGATTGTGACCGACGAGCCCGATCTTCCCTACATGAGACCACCGCTCTCCAAAGAGCTGTGGTTCTCGGACGACCCCACTGTGACTGACACTCTGCGTTTCAAACAGTGGAACGGCAAAGAGAGAAG CATCTACTTCCAACCTCCATCGTTCTACATAAACCCAGAGGAGCTGGCAGCTGCAGAAAATGGCGGAGTGGCTGTTCTCACTGGCAAAAAG GTGGTTCACATGGACGTGAGAGGGAACAAAGTAAGGCTGGACGACGACACCGAGATTTCGTATGACAAGTGTTTGATCGCGACAG GGGGAGTGCCCAGAAACCTGCAGGTCATTGAAAGAGCCGGAGAAGAAGTGGCCAAGAGGACCACTCTGTTCCGCAAG ATTGAGGATTTCAAGTGGCTGGATAAGGTCTCCAGGAACATCCAGTCTATTACCATCATTGGAGGAGGCTTCCTTGGCAGTGAGCTGGCCTGTGCCCTTGGAAGGAGAT CCGGTGAGACTGGACTGGAGGTGGTGCAGATGTACCCGGAGAAGGGCAACATGGGGAAAGTGCTGCCCGAGTAtctgagtaactggaccacagaaaAAGTCAAGAAAG AGGGTGTCAAAGTGCTGTCCGAAGCGTTGGTGAAGTCTGTTGCCTTCAATGATGACAAACTCGAAATCCAACTGAGGGATGGTCGCGTG GTGAGAACGGATCACATTGTTGCAGCTGTCGGCCTGGAGCCTAACGTGGACCTCGCCAAGTCAGCAGGTCTGGAGGTGGACTCTGATTTTGGAGGCTTTCGGGTCAATGCAGAACTGCAGGCCAGGTCCAACATTTGGGTG GCAGGAGATGCTGCCTGCTTCTATGACATCCGACTTGGCCGCAGGCGGGTGGAGCACCACGATCACGCCGTTGTGAGCGGCCGACTCGCCGGAGAAAACATGACGGGAGCAAGCAAGCCTTACTGGCATCAGTCCATGTTCTG GAGTGACCTTGGACCGGATGTGGGCTACGAGGCCATTGGGATTGTGGACAGCAGCTTGCCGACAGTGGGAGTGTTCGCCAAAGCCACGGCCAAGGACACACCACGAGCAGCAACCGAGGAGTCTG GAACTGGAATCCGCTCTGAGAGTGAAACCGAGGATGTTGCTACAAGTCCGGTGGCCTCCTCAACTCCATCCCCGTCAGCAGGCCAAGCCAAAGATGACTACGGCAAAGGAGTCATCTTCTACCTGAGAGACAAAGTGGTGGTGGGCATCATCCTGTGGAACGTCTTCAACCGAATGCCTGTCGCACGAAAA ATCATCAAGGACGGAGAGGAACACGCTGATCTGAACGAAGTGGCCAAGTTGTTCAACATCCACGAGGACTGA
- the aifm1 gene encoding apoptosis-inducing factor 1, mitochondrial isoform X1, with product MLTCRNVLRRLAPLTRASSSVCRQNVRRAGLSRGRTPSHVPVAHMSGGPGAAGGENRLYVLLVGAAALGGGVYTYQTLKGDHKRYQERLEEIASRPHRRAASVLSEQSAGSPEAEPQAEPSAQETAETAPPSETTEVPAEPEPSPTEPPTSAPQSEPAAEESPTVAQESGADPTAVSSQLPPHAPYLLIGGGTASFAAARSIRARDPGAKVLIVTDEPDLPYMRPPLSKELWFSDDPTVTDTLRFKQWNGKERSIYFQPPSFYINPEELAAAENGGVAVLTGKKVVHMDVRGNKVRLDDDTEISYDKCLIATGGVPRNLQVIERAGEEVAKRTTLFRKIEDFKWLDKVSRNIQSITIIGGGFLGSELACALGRRSGETGLEVVQMYPEKGNMGKVLPEYLSNWTTEKVKKEGVKVLSEALVKSVAFNDDKLEIQLRDGRVVRTDHIVAAVGLEPNVDLAKSAGLEVDSDFGGFRVNAELQARSNIWVAGDAACFYDIRLGRRRVEHHDHAVVSGRLAGENMTGASKPYWHQSMFWSDLGPDVGYEAIGIVDSSLPTVGVFAKATAKDTPRAATEESGTGIRSESETEDVATSPVASSTPSPSAGQAKDDYGKGVIFYLRDKVVVGIILWNVFNRMPVARKIIKDGEEHADLNEVAKLFNIHED from the exons ATGCTGACTTGCAGAAATGTTCTGAGAAGACTTGCCCCTCTCACCCGAGCCTCGTCTTCAGTGTGCCGGCAGAATGTGAGGCGAGCAG GGTTGAGCCGAGGCCGAACTCCTTCACATGTACCTGTTGCCCACATGTCCGGGggtccaggagcagcaggaggagaaaatCGTCTTTATGTCCTTCTTGTTGGTGCCGCAGCTTTGGGAGGTGGTGTTTAT ACATACCAAACACTCAAGGGAGACCATAAAAGATACCAAGAACGTCTTGAGGAAATCGCTTCAAGGCCACACAGACGAGCAGCATCCGTCCTCTCCGAACAATCtg CAGGGTCTCCTGAGGCGGAACCTCAAGCCGAACCGTCAGCACAGGAAACTGCTGAAACAGCGCCACCCAGTGAAACAACAGAAGTACCGGCAG AACCTGAGCCATCTCCAACAGAGCCGCCCACTTCTGCGCCTCAGAGTG aacctgcagcagaggagagtcCAACAGTAGCTCAAGAAAGTG GAGCGGACCCAACTGCCGTCTCATCCCAGCTCCCCCCACACGCCCCCTATCTTCTCATTGGGGGCGGGACAGCATCCTTTGCAGCTGCCCGCTCCATCCGAGCGCGAGACCCTGGAGCCAAG GTTCTGATTGTGACCGACGAGCCCGATCTTCCCTACATGAGACCACCGCTCTCCAAAGAGCTGTGGTTCTCGGACGACCCCACTGTGACTGACACTCTGCGTTTCAAACAGTGGAACGGCAAAGAGAGAAG CATCTACTTCCAACCTCCATCGTTCTACATAAACCCAGAGGAGCTGGCAGCTGCAGAAAATGGCGGAGTGGCTGTTCTCACTGGCAAAAAG GTGGTTCACATGGACGTGAGAGGGAACAAAGTAAGGCTGGACGACGACACCGAGATTTCGTATGACAAGTGTTTGATCGCGACAG GGGGAGTGCCCAGAAACCTGCAGGTCATTGAAAGAGCCGGAGAAGAAGTGGCCAAGAGGACCACTCTGTTCCGCAAG ATTGAGGATTTCAAGTGGCTGGATAAGGTCTCCAGGAACATCCAGTCTATTACCATCATTGGAGGAGGCTTCCTTGGCAGTGAGCTGGCCTGTGCCCTTGGAAGGAGAT CCGGTGAGACTGGACTGGAGGTGGTGCAGATGTACCCGGAGAAGGGCAACATGGGGAAAGTGCTGCCCGAGTAtctgagtaactggaccacagaaaAAGTCAAGAAAG AGGGTGTCAAAGTGCTGTCCGAAGCGTTGGTGAAGTCTGTTGCCTTCAATGATGACAAACTCGAAATCCAACTGAGGGATGGTCGCGTG GTGAGAACGGATCACATTGTTGCAGCTGTCGGCCTGGAGCCTAACGTGGACCTCGCCAAGTCAGCAGGTCTGGAGGTGGACTCTGATTTTGGAGGCTTTCGGGTCAATGCAGAACTGCAGGCCAGGTCCAACATTTGGGTG GCAGGAGATGCTGCCTGCTTCTATGACATCCGACTTGGCCGCAGGCGGGTGGAGCACCACGATCACGCCGTTGTGAGCGGCCGACTCGCCGGAGAAAACATGACGGGAGCAAGCAAGCCTTACTGGCATCAGTCCATGTTCTG GAGTGACCTTGGACCGGATGTGGGCTACGAGGCCATTGGGATTGTGGACAGCAGCTTGCCGACAGTGGGAGTGTTCGCCAAAGCCACGGCCAAGGACACACCACGAGCAGCAACCGAGGAGTCTG GAACTGGAATCCGCTCTGAGAGTGAAACCGAGGATGTTGCTACAAGTCCGGTGGCCTCCTCAACTCCATCCCCGTCAGCAGGCCAAGCCAAAGATGACTACGGCAAAGGAGTCATCTTCTACCTGAGAGACAAAGTGGTGGTGGGCATCATCCTGTGGAACGTCTTCAACCGAATGCCTGTCGCACGAAAA ATCATCAAGGACGGAGAGGAACACGCTGATCTGAACGAAGTGGCCAAGTTGTTCAACATCCACGAGGACTGA
- the aifm1 gene encoding apoptosis-inducing factor 1, mitochondrial isoform X3, with translation MRVVHMDVRGNKVRLDDDTEISYDKCLIATGGVPRNLQVIERAGEEVAKRTTLFRKIEDFKWLDKVSRNIQSITIIGGGFLGSELACALGRRSGETGLEVVQMYPEKGNMGKVLPEYLSNWTTEKVKKEGVKVLSEALVKSVAFNDDKLEIQLRDGRVVRTDHIVAAVGLEPNVDLAKSAGLEVDSDFGGFRVNAELQARSNIWVAGDAACFYDIRLGRRRVEHHDHAVVSGRLAGENMTGASKPYWHQSMFWSDLGPDVGYEAIGIVDSSLPTVGVFAKATAKDTPRAATEESGTGIRSESETEDVATSPVASSTPSPSAGQAKDDYGKGVIFYLRDKVVVGIILWNVFNRMPVARKIIKDGEEHADLNEVAKLFNIHED, from the exons ATGAGG GTGGTTCACATGGACGTGAGAGGGAACAAAGTAAGGCTGGACGACGACACCGAGATTTCGTATGACAAGTGTTTGATCGCGACAG GGGGAGTGCCCAGAAACCTGCAGGTCATTGAAAGAGCCGGAGAAGAAGTGGCCAAGAGGACCACTCTGTTCCGCAAG ATTGAGGATTTCAAGTGGCTGGATAAGGTCTCCAGGAACATCCAGTCTATTACCATCATTGGAGGAGGCTTCCTTGGCAGTGAGCTGGCCTGTGCCCTTGGAAGGAGAT CCGGTGAGACTGGACTGGAGGTGGTGCAGATGTACCCGGAGAAGGGCAACATGGGGAAAGTGCTGCCCGAGTAtctgagtaactggaccacagaaaAAGTCAAGAAAG AGGGTGTCAAAGTGCTGTCCGAAGCGTTGGTGAAGTCTGTTGCCTTCAATGATGACAAACTCGAAATCCAACTGAGGGATGGTCGCGTG GTGAGAACGGATCACATTGTTGCAGCTGTCGGCCTGGAGCCTAACGTGGACCTCGCCAAGTCAGCAGGTCTGGAGGTGGACTCTGATTTTGGAGGCTTTCGGGTCAATGCAGAACTGCAGGCCAGGTCCAACATTTGGGTG GCAGGAGATGCTGCCTGCTTCTATGACATCCGACTTGGCCGCAGGCGGGTGGAGCACCACGATCACGCCGTTGTGAGCGGCCGACTCGCCGGAGAAAACATGACGGGAGCAAGCAAGCCTTACTGGCATCAGTCCATGTTCTG GAGTGACCTTGGACCGGATGTGGGCTACGAGGCCATTGGGATTGTGGACAGCAGCTTGCCGACAGTGGGAGTGTTCGCCAAAGCCACGGCCAAGGACACACCACGAGCAGCAACCGAGGAGTCTG GAACTGGAATCCGCTCTGAGAGTGAAACCGAGGATGTTGCTACAAGTCCGGTGGCCTCCTCAACTCCATCCCCGTCAGCAGGCCAAGCCAAAGATGACTACGGCAAAGGAGTCATCTTCTACCTGAGAGACAAAGTGGTGGTGGGCATCATCCTGTGGAACGTCTTCAACCGAATGCCTGTCGCACGAAAA ATCATCAAGGACGGAGAGGAACACGCTGATCTGAACGAAGTGGCCAAGTTGTTCAACATCCACGAGGACTGA